The region ATAGTATCGCGTATTTGCCGGTAAAATGCAAGTGCTTAATACCGCTCAAACAGTACGAGTGCACAGCAAAACAACAAAAGCACCCCGCCTGCTTATAATTATGTACGCCGGAGCTGCGATTCAAACATATGGTAATACGCACCGTGCTGGGCGACGAGCTCGGCGTGCGCGCCATGCTCGACAACTTTACCGTGCGCAAGCATAAAAATCATATCAGCTTTCTCAATTGTGCTCAGACGGTGCGATACAGTAATAATCGTCTTTTGTTTTTGCTGGAACAACCGATCGAAAATGCGCGCCTCCGCCAACGCATCAATCGCACTCGTCGGTTCGTCTAAAATAATAATCGGACTGTCACGGTAAAAGTTACGGGCAAGCGCCAATCGTTGCCATTGTCCGCCCGACAAATCCACGCCTTTCACGCCGTCATCGGATTCCATCCACTGGTTCACGTAGCTGTCGACGCCTTTCGGCAGCTTAGCAACAAATTTTGCTGCCTCGGCTTCGCGTAGCGCAGCGTTCACTCGCTCCTGACTCGGCGTTTTTGACACATCGCCGAACCACACATTCTCGGCAGCTGTCGCGAAATCATACTGCGTAAAATTTTGGCTGAGCACGCCTAGCTGCCGGTGCCACGTTTGTATATTAGCCGACGCAAGCGGCTCGCCATCAACCGCTACTTCGCCGCCAACCGGCTGGTACAATCCCGCCAATAATTTCAGCAGCGTCGTTTTACCCGCGCCGTTTTCGCCGACGAGCGCAACATGCTGGCCGCGCTTAATGGTCAAATTGATATGATCAAGCACGAGAGTATCGCTGCCCGGATAGCGAAAACTCACGTCCTTGAATCGTATATCGCGATGTAACGCCGGCACTGTTTTACCACCCTGCTTGGCGAGCGGCAGCTCCATAAATCGCTGGTAGTCAAACAAATTCGCCAAATCTTCATCCATGCTATTAACCGTCGAGACCAAGCTGCTAACGCTGCCGAGCGCGCGGCCCGCTGTTTGCTGCACAAACAAAAACTGCCCGATCGGCTGGCGGTGCGCGACGATTTCGTACACGATCCACACGAGCGCGCCGACCTCCACCACCGCCTGGAACAATTCTGCACCGAGTCTTTTCGCCAAAAATTTCCGCTCAAAATCAATACGCGTTTTTTGATCTTTTTCGAGCAGCGCCATGCGCATATCAAGCAAGTGACGAACCAATCCGTACAGCCGCAAATCAATCATCTTTTGCGGTTTGAGCATTTCCCATTCGATTCAGCTGGCGCGCCGGCGCGTTTCGACATTTTCGCGCCAATGATTTGCATTAAGCCGCGACAACCGGAACTGTACGATCATGCTCGGAACTGCAGCGAGCACGACCGCCAGCCCCAGCCACGCGTTGATCGCAATAAGCGCCCAAACTGTAAATACAAACGTAAACGTATGCGTCACGGCATCTGCCAAACGCGCAAAAATATATGGAAAAAATTGCG is a window of Candidatus Saccharimonadaceae bacterium ML1 DNA encoding:
- a CDS encoding ABC transporter ATP-binding protein/permease — protein: MLKPQKMIDLRLYGLVRHLLDMRMALLEKDQKTRIDFERKFLAKRLGAELFQAVVEVGALVWIVYEIVAHRQPIGQFLFVQQTAGRALGSVSSLVSTVNSMDEDLANLFDYQRFMELPLAKQGGKTVPALHRDIRFKDVSFRYPGSDTLVLDHINLTIKRGQHVALVGENGAGKTTLLKLLAGLYQPVGGEVAVDGEPLASANIQTWHRQLGVLSQNFTQYDFATAAENVWFGDVSKTPSQERVNAALREAEAAKFVAKLPKGVDSYVNQWMESDDGVKGVDLSGGQWQRLALARNFYRDSPIIILDEPTSAIDALAEARIFDRLFQQKQKTIITVSHRLSTIEKADMIFMLAHGKVVEHGAHAELVAQHGAYYHMFESQLRRT